A single region of the Gossypium arboreum isolate Shixiya-1 chromosome 12, ASM2569848v2, whole genome shotgun sequence genome encodes:
- the LOC108464820 gene encoding cysteine desulfurase, mitochondrial-like: MASKLLRQTLTKTNRTAAIRCFSTAASVASPSEYEYPTGITMKGVKISGRPLYLDMQATTPVDPRVLDSMLPFYLSRYGNPHSRTHLYGWESETAVETARAQVAALIGASPKEIVFTSGATESNNISIKGVMHFYKDKKRHIITTQTEHKCVLDSCRHLQQEGFEVTYLPVGSDGLIDLDTLGKEIRPDTGLVSVMAVNNEIGVVQPVEEIGKICKEFNVPFHTDAAQALGKIKIDVEKWNVSLMSLSGHKIYGPKGVGALYLRRRPRIRVEPQMNGGGQERGIRSGTVPTPLVVGMGAACELAMKEMEYDENRIKGLQERLLNGIREKIDGVVVNGSMDRRYVGNLNLSFAYVEGESLLMGLKEVAVSSGSACTSASLEPSYVLRALGVDEDMAHTSIRFGIGRFTTEEEIDRAVELTVKQVEKLREMSPLYEMVKEGIDIKQIQWAQH, from the coding sequence ATGGCCTCAAAGCTTCTTCGTCAAACCCTAACCAAAACCAACAGAACCGCCGCTATACGCTGCTTCTCCACCGCGGCTTCTGTCGCTTCCCCTTCCGAGTATGAGTACCCAACAGGAATCACCATGAAAGGTGTGAAAATTTCGGGTCGTCCGCTGTACCTCGACATGCAAGCGACTACCCCCGTGGATCCTAGGGTTTTAGATTCGATGCTTCCTTTTTACCTCTCTCGTTACGGGAACCCTCACTCCCGTACTCACCTCTACGGTTGGGAATCTGAAACCGCCGTCGAAACAGCCCGCGCACAAGTCGCGGCACTCATCGGGGCTTCCCCGAAAGAAATCGTCTTCACCTCCGGCGCCACCGAATCGAACAACATCTCAATCAAAGGCGTTATGCATTTCTACAAAGACAAGAAGCGCCACATCATCACGACTCAAACAGAGCACAAATGTGTTTTAGATTCTTGTCGGCATCTTCAACAGGAAGGTTTTGAGGTGACTTATTTGCCTGTCGGGTCGGATGGGCTTATTGATTTGGATACGTTAGGGAAAGAAATCCGGCCCGATACCGGGTTAGTTTCTGTTATGGCTGTTAATAACGAAATTGGTGTGGTTCAACCGGTTGAAGAAATCGGTAAAATTTGTAAAGAATttaatgtcccttttcatactgACGCTGCACAAGCTTTAGGGAAGATTAAGATTGATGTAGAGAAATGGAACGTTAGTTTAATGAGTTTAAGTGGCCATAAAATTTATGGTCCTAAAGGAGTTGGGGCTTTGTATTTGAGAAGGCGGCCTCGGATTAGAGTTGAGCCACAAATGAATGGAGGTGGGCAAGAGAGAGGGATAAGGAGTGGGACTGTGCCTACTCCGCTTGTTGTTGGGATGGGAGCTGCGTGTGAGTTGGCGATGAAGGAAATGGAGTATGATGAGAATAGAATTAAAGGGTTGCAAGAGAGGTTATTGAATGGGATTAGAGAGAAGATTGATGGGGTGGTGGTGAATGGGAGTATGGATAGGAGGTATGTTGGGAACTTGAACTTGTCCTTCGCGTATGTCGAAGGGGAGAGTTTGTTGATGGGATTGAAAGAAGTGGCAGTGTCTAGTGGGAGTGCTTGTACTAGTGCTAGTTTGGAGCCGTCATATGTGCTGAGAGCCTTGGGTGTGGATGAGGATATGGCACATACTTCGATTAGGTTTGGGATTGGAAGGTTTACTACTGAGGAAGAGATAGATAGGGCAGTTGAGCTTACTGTGAAACAGGTTGAGAAATTGAGGGAAATGAGTCCACTTTATGAGATGGTGAAGGAAGGTATTGATATTAAGCAGATTCAATGGGCGCAGCATTGA